CCTTCAGCCGCGACATCCGCGTCATCCTCGACCGCATCAGGTCCACGTCACCGGATGCCCGCATCCTGGTCTCGAGCCTGCCCGCCTTCGCGCGCTTTGAGCTCCTCCCCAACCCACTGCGCTGGAACCTCTCCCTTCACGCCCGAAACCTCGAGGCCGGCGCGCGAGCCGTCGTCGCGACGGTCGACGGCGCCCACATGGCGCCGCCTCCACCGCCCTACACGGAGGGCTTCTTCGCGACCGATCTTTTTCACCCCTCCGCCCAGGGGTATCGCGATTGGGCGCGGTTCGCCGTCGATGACGCGGTCAGCGCTGGAGTGCTCGACCTCGACTGACCGCCGCCGCCCAACCGGCGACGACAACAACGAGAACCCCCGCGATCCACGCGAGTCCGGAGTAGCCGACCAGCGCCAGCACGGGCCCTGCGAGCCCTCCGCCGAGCGCGCCGGCGAGACTCATGATCGTGTCGGTGCGGCCCTGCACACGCAGCCGGGCCTCTCCCGTCACGAGGTCGGAGACGAGTGCCGAACCGGACACGGTGGACGCGCTCCACCCCAGTCCGAGTAGCACGAGCGCGACGACAACGGCCGTGTGGTCCTCAGCGCCCACCCCGATGAGCACAACCGCTCCGGCAAGAAGAGCCTGTCCGCCGAGGATGACGGTCAGTCTGCCCCAGCGGTCGCTGAGCCAACCGAAGAGCGGCGACAGGGCAAACATTCCCGCAACGTGGAGGCTGATGGTGAATCCGACGATCACGAGGGTGGCGCCATGCGTGGTCAAATGCACCGGTGTCATGGACATGATCGCCACCATCACGGCGTGGCTGGCGGCTATGGCCGAGACCGCAAAGATGAGGGCTCCCCGACCCCGCACCACTCCGTCATCCGCGGGGGAAAGTTCGACCGGACGCCCCGCGGCGAGCGAGAGGGGATCGGGTCGAAGCGCAACCAGGTACAGCAGCGTCGCCCCAATTTGCGCCACGAGCGCGATCACGAACGATCCGGTGAGCGGCGGAAGCCCTAACGCGTCCTGG
This genomic window from Antiquaquibacter oligotrophicus contains:
- a CDS encoding MFS transporter, translated to MSTRAAQSRIVGVLVAGQVLQGLGQGATLAMGAVIANEIAGESLSGAAATASTLGAAVASIPLARLAQRLGRRPALALGALLGAVGSVLTVLATGLQFFPLLLVGFALLGVGTAVGLQARFAATDIAEPERRGRDLSLVVWSTTIGAVAGPNLIGPGVVIQDALGLPPLTGSFVIALVAQIGATLLYLVALRPDPLSLAAGRPVELSPADDGVVRGRGALIFAVSAIAASHAVMVAIMSMTPVHLTTHGATLVIVGFTISLHVAGMFALSPLFGWLSDRWGRLTVILGGQALLAGAVVLIGVGAEDHTAVVVALVLLGLGWSASTVSGSALVSDLVTGEARLRVQGRTDTIMSLAGALGGGLAGPVLALVGYSGLAWIAGVLVVVVAGWAAAVSRGRALQR